One segment of Drosophila mauritiana strain mau12 chromosome 3R, ASM438214v1, whole genome shotgun sequence DNA contains the following:
- the LOC117145682 gene encoding uncharacterized protein LOC117145682 translates to MGETEKAKGQVLARKRGYGFVTNIKDYCTNCTLAGFAYIANSRLHFTERIFWLICVFMSSLGCYQLIMGYQRSFPTRAVSIVYESLPPFSKWKFPAVSVCELAYRGNLFPKFEEYITSLGVDVTGDYPYDVETGISILLFPALYNENGLKGKCGTVHKNCTAACARCPSDNYRQILTWYGANCSDLFVECKLSHVPFDCCRHFLPLLTPFGRCYMLNSLLNNEPGSKHWLPNELDPAYQKAVINVITRLDVQISVINAEDIPHTAFFPPGIPLITEGLSKYMQFNQVAMKNDPDVKDIDPKIRSCFFPEEIPADSIYKSYSFSVCITECIRRLQMKACNCTSFLYNPNADPRYPDCDLEGFLCLEKTRMIKPDSRVLVNNNKGNNASCGCLPSCNDGDITTIYEPLLFVRNPNKYYNGTLDMPFLPTDQYRRQSLRTPLDVVVSMGGMLGLFLGASILSAIEFVYYFTVRPLSNMLGARAARA, encoded by the exons ATGGGTGAAACTGAAAAAGCCAAGGGCCAAGTCCTGGCCAGGAAGAGAGGCTACGGCTTTGTTACCAACATCAAGGATTACTGCACCAATTGTACACTCGCAGGATTCGCTTACATCGCCAATTCGAG gctGCATTTCACGGAACGCATTTTCTGGTTGATTTGTGTGTTCATGTCGTCCTTGGGCTGCTATCAACTGATCATGGGATATCAGCGGAGTTTTCCCACACGAGCTGTGAGCATTGTATACGAAAGTCTGCCGCCATTTTCCAAATGGAAATTTCCCGCTGTCAGCGTCTGCGAACTAGCCTACCGTGGAAATCTTTTTCCCAAATTCGAGGAATACATAACAAG TTTGGGCGTTGACGTGACGGGTGATTACCCATACGATGTGGAGACAGGTATATCTATCCTTCTATTTCCTGCTTTATACAATGAGAACGGACTGAAGGGAAAGTGTGGCACAGTACACAAGAATTGCACAGCAGCGTGTGCAAGGTGTCCTTCGGATAACTATCGGCAAATACTGACCTGG TATGGAGCCAACTGCTCAGATCTGTTCGTGGAGTGCAAACTATCCCATGTACCCTTCGATTGCTGCCGGCACTTTCTGCCCCTTTTGACACCGTTTGGCCGCTGTTATATGCTCAATTCGCTACTGAACAATGAACCTGGCTCGAAACACTGGCTGCCCAACGAGTTGGATCCCGCCTATCAGAAGGCAGTGATAAATGTGATCACTCGTTTGGATGTACAAATAAGCGTGATAAATGCGGAAGATATTCCACACACGGCCTTCTTTCCGCCCGGAATTCCTCTTATAACCGAGGGCTTGAGCAAGTATATGCAATTTAACCAGGTCGCCATGAAGAACGATCCGGATGTTAAGGATATAGATCCGAAGATCCGCAGCTGCTTTTTCCCAGAGGAGATACCGGCTGACAGCATATACAAGTCCTACAGCTTCAGCGTCTGCATCACCGAGTGCATTAGGCGTTTGCAGATGAAGGCCTGCAACTGCACGTCGTTCCTGTACAATCCCAATGCCGATCCACGGTATCCGGACTGCGATCTGGAGGGATTCTTGTGTCTGGAGAAGACTCGTATGATCAAGCCGGATTCCAGGGTGCTGGTGAACAACAACAAGGGCAACAATGCCAGTTGCGGCTGCTTGCCGTCCTGTAATGATGGCGACATTACTACCATTTACGAGCCACTCTTATT TGTTAGGAATCCAAACAAGTACTACAACGGAACTCTGGACATGCCCTTCCTGCCGACGGATCAGTATCGCCGACAGTCCCTTCGCACTCCTCTGGATGTCGTGGTCTCCATGGGCGGCATGCTGGGTCTTTTCCTGGGGGCCAGCATCCTCAGTGCCATCGAGTTTGTCTACTATTTCACAGTGCGACCCCTAAGCAACATGCTGGGGGCTCGCGCCGCTCGTGCGTAA
- the LOC117145480 gene encoding fructose-bisphosphate aldolase, with translation MTTHFYYPNKELQEELICISKALVAPGKGILAADESSAVMGKRFQLIGVENTEENRRLYRQMLFTTDPKIAENISGVIFYHETLHQRTDDGLPFVEALRKKGILTGIKVDKHFSPLFGSEDEFTTQGLDDLANRCAQYKKEGCSFAKWRCILKITKNTPSPQAILENANVMARYAAICQSQRLVPIISPEVLATGDHDLDRCQKVNEILLAGVYKALSDHHVFLEGTLLQPSMVMPGLQSNKNHPPADIGVATVLAIRRSVPPAVMGVLFCGGAQSEEEATVHLNAINNVPLCKPWAMTFAFDRALQTSILRTWGGKKEQITHAQNELIKRCRANGLASIGKYVIGSVESSAATERLIQEAVEF, from the exons ATGACTACGCATTTCTACTACCCGAACAAGGAGCTGCAGGAGGAACTCATCTGCATATCGAAGGCGTTGGTGGCTCCTGGAAAGGGAATCCTGGCGGCCGATGAGTCCAGTGCTGTGATGGGCAAGCGGTTCCAACTGATCGGTGTGGAGAACACGGAGGAGAATCGCCGGTTATACCGCCAAATGCTATTCACGACCGATCCGAAGATAGCGGAGAATATATCCGGCGTGATATTCTACCATGAAACACTGCATCAGCGTACGGATGACGGACTGCCATTCGTGGAGGCCCTCAGAAAGAAGGGCATCCTGACGGGAATCAAGGTGGACAAGCACTTTTCACCACTCTTCGGCTCCGAGGATGAGTTCACCACCCAGGGTCTGGATGATCTGGCCAATCGATGTGCCCAGTACAAGAAGGAGGGCTGCAGCTTTGCCAAGTGGAGGTGCATCCTGAAGATCACTAAGAATACTCCTTCGCCGCAGGCCATTTTGGAAAACGCAAATGTCATGGCCCGGTATGCAGCCATCTGCCAATCGCAGCGACTAGTACCCATCATTAGTCCCGAGGTCCTGGCCACCGGAGATCATGATTTGGATCGGTGTCAGAAGGTCAACGAAATCCTCCTGGCTGGAGTATACAAAGCCCTTAGTGATCACCACGTTTTCCTCGAGGGAACTCTTTTGCAACCCAGCATGGTGATGCCTGGATTGCAGAGTAACAAAAATCATCCGCCAGCGGATATTGGAGTGGCTACAGTTCTCGCCATTAGACGAAGTGTTCCTCCGGCCGTAATGG GAGTACTTTTTTGTGGTGGTGCTCAATCAGAGGAAGAGGCCACGGTTCATTTGAATGCAATTAACAATGTTCCGCTTTGTAAGCCATGGGCCATGACCTTTGCCTTTGATCGGGCTCTTCAAACATCGATATTGAGGACTTGGGGTGGCAAGAAGGAGCAGATCACCCATGCTCAAAATGAACTTATCAAGCGGTGCAGG gcCAATGGTCTGGCAAGCATTGGAAAGTATGTAATTGGCTCCGTGGAAAGCTCAGCTGCCACTGAAAGACTCATTCAAGAAGCCGTCGAATTCTAA